In a genomic window of Pseudomonadota bacterium:
- a CDS encoding MFS transporter, whose translation MSVHRRVFLPLYLPALLLGIPAQATFMLLPLYVLEQGGSAATAAAIVGLRGIGMMAMDVPAGMLAARYGEKAVMVVAVSFTMLAFAGYGLADDIGWFYLIAFMNGCGSSTFLLGRMSYVSAYCTAAERGRVIAMIAGSVRASALLGPMAGGALAHYAGYSVTFLCAALSVLLAMLCVFVFARAEAPSARPLEWRTIPRLALEYRRVFATAGVAAVSFMLMRESRTVLLPLIGASLALDAQQIGSIVSASALVDIAFFYPAGVIMDRYGRRATAVPSSMLFVVTLAAMTLATGYHSLLMVALVVGVANGMSTGIVMTLGTDLAPPGRRSEFLGLWRLLTDAGTSAGPMVISALLAVVPLGSAALGVAALGALGSFVVYRFVEETRTF comes from the coding sequence GTGAGCGTTCATCGCAGGGTCTTCCTGCCGCTCTACCTGCCGGCCCTGCTGCTGGGCATTCCCGCCCAGGCGACCTTCATGTTGCTGCCGCTATACGTGCTGGAGCAGGGCGGGAGCGCGGCCACCGCCGCCGCCATCGTCGGGCTGCGCGGCATCGGCATGATGGCCATGGATGTGCCGGCCGGCATGCTGGCCGCGCGCTACGGCGAGAAGGCGGTGATGGTGGTGGCGGTGTCCTTCACCATGCTGGCGTTCGCCGGTTACGGTCTCGCCGACGACATCGGCTGGTTCTATCTCATCGCGTTCATGAACGGCTGCGGCAGCAGCACCTTCCTGTTGGGACGCATGAGCTATGTGTCGGCCTATTGCACGGCCGCCGAGCGCGGCCGCGTGATCGCGATGATCGCGGGCTCGGTGCGGGCCTCGGCCTTGCTCGGGCCGATGGCCGGCGGCGCGCTCGCGCACTACGCGGGCTACTCGGTGACCTTCCTGTGCGCGGCGCTGTCGGTGTTGTTGGCGATGCTGTGCGTGTTCGTGTTCGCGCGCGCCGAGGCGCCGAGCGCGCGGCCACTCGAGTGGCGGACCATCCCCAGGCTCGCCCTGGAGTATCGACGCGTGTTCGCCACCGCCGGCGTGGCGGCGGTGTCCTTCATGTTGATGCGCGAATCACGCACGGTGCTGTTGCCGCTGATCGGCGCCAGCCTCGCGCTCGACGCGCAGCAGATCGGCAGCATCGTGTCGGCCTCGGCGCTGGTCGACATCGCGTTCTTCTACCCGGCCGGCGTGATCATGGACCGTTACGGCCGGCGCGCCACCGCCGTGCCGAGCTCCATGCTGTTCGTCGTCACGCTCGCCGCCATGACCTTGGCCACGGGTTATCACAGCCTGCTGATGGTGGCGCTGGTGGTGGGCGTGGCCAATGGCATGTCGACCGGCATCGTCATGACGCTCGGCACCGATCTCGCGCCGCCCGGACGTCGCAGTGAATTCCTCGGACTGTGGCGCTTGCTCACCGATGCCGGCACCTCGGCCGGACCGATGGTCATCAGCGCGCTGCTGGCGGTGGTGCCGCTCGGCAGCGCGGCGCTGGGCGTGGCCGCGCTCGGCGCGCTGGGCAGTTTCGTGGTGTATCGCTTCGTCGAGGAAACGCGGACGTTTTGA